Sequence from the Thermocoleostomius sinensis A174 genome:
AAATTCGCATGGATTGTTCTTCGCCCTACGCTATGGCTAGCTTGGTGAACGTGAAAGACGACTATGATATTGCTTTTGGCAACGACACCGATTCCGATCGCCATGGGATTGTTACCCCCAGCGTGGGCTTAATGAACCCTAATCATTTTCTGTCGGTGGCCATTCGCTATTTGTTCACCAGTCGCGCCAATTGGCCAGCTAATAGCGCCATTGGGAAAACCCTTGTCAGTAGCAGCATGATCGATCGGGTGGCGAAGGACATTGGGCGACAACTCTGCGAAGTGCCAGTTGGCTTCAAGTGGTTTGTAGCAGGACTATTGGATGGCTCCTTTGGGTTTGGGGGCGAAGAAAGTGCAGGAGCTTCCTTCCTGCGGAAAAACGGCACGGTTTGGACGACCGACAAAGATGGCATCATCATGGATCTGCTAGCGGCCGAAATTACGGCTAAAACAGGCAAAGATCCAGGGCTACATTATCAAGACCTGACCGATCGTTTGGGCAAACCATATTACACCCGCGTAGACTCGCCAGCTTCACCCGAACTAAAAGCCAAGTTGAGCAAGCTCTCTGCCGAAGACGTGAAAGCATCAACGCTAGCAGGAGAGCCAATCACGGCCAAATTGACCAAAGCCCCTGGCAACGATGCGGCGATCGGCGGCTTGAAAGTCACCACCGACAATGGCTGGTTTGCTGCTCGCCCGTCTGGGACTGAAAATGTTTACAAGCTGTATGCTGAAAGCTTTAAGAGCGAGGAGCATCTTAGCGCAATCATCACCGAAGCCGAACAGATTGTCAGCAGTGCCATGTAGGCAATTCAGCATCCAGCTAATGGGTTATCCCATTGATGCTTCATCTATTTCGCCTTCCAGATCGGAAAGTGGGCTATATTTCAATGTCCCTCTCCCAAAGCCAGAGAGGGACGTAAGGTGAGGGCAGTATGAGGTTGGCTAGTTAATCAGGAGTTGGCCGTCAGCCCTCACTCCCTACCCTTGCCAGCGCCAACCTCTTCAGCCCAAATACGACTTCACATCCTCTAGTGTGCCCTCTGCTTCAATTCGTCCATCGCTTAGCACGATGATGTGATCGGCATGATGCAGAATGGTAGGGCGGTGGGACACGACCAGACAAGTAGGGTTCCAAGCTCGATCGACCTTCGAGGCTGAATTTACAGATGAGGACAGTCCAGGCGTTCGCCTGGACAAAAGGCGAGACCACAATTGCGCCTCGGTGTTCACATCCAATGCACTAGAAAGATCATCAAACACCAGTAATTCCGATCGGCGCACAAACATCCGTGCCGCTGCTGCCCGTTGTAACTGTCCGCCAGACAGCCGCATTCCTTTTGGACCCACTGCGGTTTCTAATCCATGTGCCATCGTTGCCAAGTCAGCATCAAACACGGCTAACTCGATCGCCTCTTTTAAGGACGTATCATCCCGATGCAACCCCAGTAGCAAATTCTCCCGAAGCGTATGGCTAAACAATTGCGGCACCTGTGGTGTATAAGCACTGCGGGGCGGCACAAAAAAAGTAGCCGGATCGAGAACCAACCGTTGATTCCAATAGATCTCCCCTGCCTGCTTTGGTAATAATCCTAACAACACCCGCAATAAAGTCGTTTTGCCTGAGCCAACTCGTCCCGTAATCACCGTCAAGCTACCGCGCTTCAGGGTGAAATGAATATCAAAAATACCGCGATCGGGCGATCGAGCAGCAGAGTAACGATAGGTGAGATTTGTAACCACCAGTTCTTGCAACGGCAATGTCTCGTCTTCGAGGGGTTGATCTAGAGGTGGCAACCCAGGAGAACGCCCCCACAGATCGTTGAGATAAAGTGGTTCAGGAGCAACAAGTGCCAGGTCGGAAGTTGTATCTTTTTGGGTATTTGGTTTAGTTAACACTGTATCTTGACTAGGAGAGGGGTGATTGCTTTGCGATGGTTGAAAAGAATTATCTGCTGTAATCAACGCAGTCATCCGCTCAAAGGATACTTCCGTTTGCTTTGACAATGCCAAAAAGCCACCGAGGTACCACAAAAACTCGGTCACAAAAGACAGATAGTAAACGAATAAGGCAAAATCTCCAACGGTTAGCGTTGCCTCGCCCCTCGCCAGAAATTGAGCCGCGATCAACAGAATTAGCCCTGTACCTACATTGACCAAATTTTCTAGAACGGAATTTAGTAGAGCCGTGAAAACGTGATCGCGTACCATCACTTGGCGGCGTTGCTCGTTTAGTTGTCGCAAGCGATCGAGCACAGCGACTTCAGCCCCAGCTACCTGAATCGCTTGGATGGCATTAAACATTTCACCGATGTGCCCCGTCACTTGCTGCGTGGCTTGGCGGCTAACCCGACGATAGTTTTTAATGCGCAGTTCGGCTCGTTGGACAATTGCAGCAATCGCCACTAGTGGCAAAACCACAAACAGCGTCAATTGGACATTCACGCTCATGAGAATCAGCAGTGATATAACGGCAAATACGCCATTACCAAACACTTCATTGGTTCCCACCACATTGTCTTCAATTTGAGCCGCATCTTCTCGAAAAAAGCTGATCACTTCACCTAGTGCAACAGGTTTGCTGTGATTGGGTAACACTAGCGGTTGTGCTCCAGGACGCCGTAGCAACTGAGCGAGTAAGTTGTGCTGCAACAGGGAACTCATGGTGAAGCGATGCTGCGTTTTAGTAATACGTCCAATAAAAATGGCAACGATGCGGGCCAAACCTGTGGCAATGAAAAGAGCAATTAGGGCGATTGGTGATAGATTTAATTGAGATTCACCAGTGAGCGTATTGAAGAAGGCTTGAATGATTAACCCAGGAATGGCAGGCAACCCCATAATAAACATCCACAGGAAGCTATCTAGTAAATACAGCTTCAGGGCATAGTGAATCATGTGCCACAGCAGTTGCCAGATCGGGACTCGATGAGTAGGGGTCATTCCTTAGCCTATTAAATGAGAGTAATTATCAAATGTTTGCGATCGAGCGTCAATGGTATCTCCCCTATCTCTGATCTCTCTTCCTGCTTTCGTTAACCTCTAGATGCTTTTAGGACGTTGGGTTCCCGACAGTTTCTGACAAGTTTCCGACAGTTTATTTTGTGTCTACTCGCGGCTTGCATTAGTCCATTCTTCTACTACGCTTTTTTAGTATTAAACGTATAAAAACCTGGTAAAAACCTAGAAGTTTATGCCAGCCATTGCCGTGTGTTCCCCTTACTCCAAGTAATTCATCTCATGTCCACGTTGATGCTATCGTTGGCGGCAGCGGTTTCTAAACAAGTCAAGACACGGTTTATTCGTCAAACTCATCACGCCGAAGCCGCTCAAGATGCTTTTTTGCGCACATTGCTGCAAGCACACTGCCAAACGGAGTTTGGACGTGAACTAGGGTTGGTGGACATAAAAACGATCGATCAATTTCGCGATCGCGTCCCCATTTCTTCCTACAGCGACTACGAACCCTACATCGATCGCATTGCCAAAGGCGAGCGCAATATCCTGACTCCTGATCCGGTGATTTACCTGAGTTTAACGAGTGGCTCGACTGGAAAGCAGAAGCTGATTCCGATTACGCCCCGATCGCGACGGTTTCGCAGTTACGTCAATCAAGTCAGTGCCGGATTCATTGCTGAAGCAGCCCAGCGTCATCAGCGCCCCTTGGGAAAAATGCTGTTGACTAGTTCGTTGCAATTGGTGGGTCACACCAGCAGCGGTATTCCTTACGGGCCCATCAGTGCGGGAGATTTACGCCTCAACAGCACGTTATATCGTCAAGTCTTTGCGCATCCATTTGATGCGCTGAAACCTGCCGATAGCTTGGCGCGTCATTATGTCTGCCTGCTATTTGCCCTTGGCGATCCCCAGACTCGCGTGATTGGGGCTAATTTCCCTGTGTTAGCCCTGAGATTAGCCGATTATTTGGAATCCTATGCCGACGACTTGATTCACGATCTCGAAACGGGAGAAATTGCCTCCTGGTTAAAGCTAGAGCCGGAACTACGAGCCAAGCTAGAGCGACGGTGGTTTCCCAACCCCAACCGCGCTGCCGAACTCCGGCATATTCTTAAAACTGAAGGACGTTTAACCCCGCGATCGGCTTGGAACTTGTCACTGCTTATCACTGCACGGGGCGGCACATCTAATTTCTACTTTGAGCGCTTTCCCGCTTATTTTGGAAATACTCCAATTTTTGGCGGGCTATATGCCTCGTCTGAAGCCGCTTTCGGCAGCTATTACGACTTCAACCAAGATGGAGCCATTTTGGCGATCGATACTGGGTTTTTTGAGTTCATTCCCGAGGATCAGTGGTACGTTAGCCAACCTCAAACGGTGTTAGCTAGCGAAGTGATTCCCAGCCAATGCTA
This genomic interval carries:
- a CDS encoding GH3 auxin-responsive promoter family protein; translated protein: MSTLMLSLAAAVSKQVKTRFIRQTHHAEAAQDAFLRTLLQAHCQTEFGRELGLVDIKTIDQFRDRVPISSYSDYEPYIDRIAKGERNILTPDPVIYLSLTSGSTGKQKLIPITPRSRRFRSYVNQVSAGFIAEAAQRHQRPLGKMLLTSSLQLVGHTSSGIPYGPISAGDLRLNSTLYRQVFAHPFDALKPADSLARHYVCLLFALGDPQTRVIGANFPVLALRLADYLESYADDLIHDLETGEIASWLKLEPELRAKLERRWFPNPNRAAELRHILKTEGRLTPRSAWNLSLLITARGGTSNFYFERFPAYFGNTPIFGGLYASSEAAFGSYYDFNQDGAILAIDTGFFEFIPEDQWYVSQPQTVLASEVIPSQCYRILVTNYNGLYRYDIGDVVEVLGFYNQAPIIVFRHRLGGMLSSITEKTTEFHVMQVMQQLQQEFHVTLENFCITLSEQDIPPHYLVNIELAPGSLLPDPVSFIHQFDRHLQAIHTSYAIKRPDQIPAPRLRILAPGSFAILRQRLLQRGIPESQLKFPHISNDRQFLAGLTIEQEVEVEEVKDDWARYF
- a CDS encoding ATP-binding cassette domain-containing protein; translation: MTPTHRVPIWQLLWHMIHYALKLYLLDSFLWMFIMGLPAIPGLIIQAFFNTLTGESQLNLSPIALIALFIATGLARIVAIFIGRITKTQHRFTMSSLLQHNLLAQLLRRPGAQPLVLPNHSKPVALGEVISFFREDAAQIEDNVVGTNEVFGNGVFAVISLLILMSVNVQLTLFVVLPLVAIAAIVQRAELRIKNYRRVSRQATQQVTGHIGEMFNAIQAIQVAGAEVAVLDRLRQLNEQRRQVMVRDHVFTALLNSVLENLVNVGTGLILLIAAQFLARGEATLTVGDFALFVYYLSFVTEFLWYLGGFLALSKQTEVSFERMTALITADNSFQPSQSNHPSPSQDTVLTKPNTQKDTTSDLALVAPEPLYLNDLWGRSPGLPPLDQPLEDETLPLQELVVTNLTYRYSAARSPDRGIFDIHFTLKRGSLTVITGRVGSGKTTLLRVLLGLLPKQAGEIYWNQRLVLDPATFFVPPRSAYTPQVPQLFSHTLRENLLLGLHRDDTSLKEAIELAVFDADLATMAHGLETAVGPKGMRLSGGQLQRAAAARMFVRRSELLVFDDLSSALDVNTEAQLWSRLLSRRTPGLSSSVNSASKVDRAWNPTCLVVSHRPTILHHADHIIVLSDGRIEAEGTLEDVKSYLG